A section of the Desulfobacteraceae bacterium genome encodes:
- a CDS encoding OmpA family protein, producing the protein MFRRLFSVSLILMMMGLLAACATAPPMTTEPFQAAQLDSSAFVSSVDTFVILMDASSSMAEKYQDMYKISLAKKIVSGINATLPPIDANAALVVFGSGECLNKQHALALFGPAPYNQSEMAAGLDSLKCVGGTSPMYDGTELAGQKLQESLGKTALVVVSDGEDINQENVMKSVQALKDAMGDRLCIYTVQVGDDAKGTRLMKSVAEVGGCGFAVNADEITDPDAMADFVTKVFLAPAPVVVVTPLDSDGDGVPDDIDQCPGTPTGAKVNDVGCWLMAGDTVLFDFDSATINDTTLLEAALVILKDNPEMTGEVRGFTCSIGPEAYNQMLSEKRANAVRDWFIQNGIAAERIRAVGYGETNPIASNDTEEGRRKNRRVELHPDL; encoded by the coding sequence ATGTTTAGACGCCTATTTTCTGTTTCCCTGATTCTGATGATGATGGGGTTGCTCGCAGCCTGTGCGACGGCGCCCCCGATGACCACGGAACCCTTTCAGGCCGCGCAGCTGGACAGCTCGGCTTTTGTTTCCAGCGTCGACACCTTTGTGATCTTGATGGATGCGTCTTCCTCCATGGCCGAAAAATACCAAGACATGTACAAAATCAGCCTGGCCAAGAAGATTGTCTCGGGCATCAACGCCACCCTGCCCCCCATCGATGCCAATGCGGCCCTGGTGGTCTTCGGTTCCGGGGAATGCTTGAACAAGCAGCACGCCCTGGCACTTTTTGGCCCGGCCCCCTACAACCAGAGCGAAATGGCCGCCGGCTTGGATTCCCTCAAGTGTGTCGGCGGGACCAGCCCGATGTACGACGGCACCGAGTTGGCCGGTCAGAAACTGCAGGAAAGCCTGGGCAAAACGGCCTTGGTGGTGGTCAGCGACGGTGAGGACATCAACCAGGAAAATGTCATGAAATCGGTCCAGGCCTTGAAAGACGCCATGGGCGACCGCCTGTGCATTTACACCGTTCAGGTGGGAGATGATGCCAAGGGCACCAGGCTGATGAAAAGTGTCGCCGAGGTCGGCGGCTGCGGCTTCGCCGTCAACGCCGATGAGATTACCGACCCCGACGCCATGGCCGATTTCGTGACCAAGGTTTTTCTGGCCCCGGCGCCCGTCGTAGTGGTCACACCGCTGGATTCCGACGGCGACGGCGTCCCCGATGACATCGATCAGTGCCCCGGCACGCCGACTGGCGCCAAAGTCAACGACGTGGGCTGCTGGCTGATGGCTGGCGACACCGTTCTGTTCGACTTCGACAGCGCGACCATCAACGACACCACTCTGCTGGAGGCAGCCCTGGTGATCTTAAAAGACAATCCGGAGATGACCGGCGAGGTCAGAGGCTTCACCTGCAGCATCGGCCCGGAAGCCTACAACCAGATGCTCTCGGAGAAACGTGCCAACGCTGTCCGCGATTGGTTCATCCAAAATGGCATCGCCGCTGAACGCATCCGCGCCGTGGGCTATGGTGAGACCAACCCGATCGCCAGCAACGACACCGAAGAAGGCCGTCGCAAGAACCGGCGCGTGGAGCTGCACCCCGACCTGTAA